The nucleotide window AGAGCGCAGCGAGCCCTCCGACCGGAGCGCCCGGGGGCTTTCAAGGTAGTCGTCGCGCCTACGTCGAATCGATTGGTCAGTCGACATCGTTTACTCACACCCCTCCAACACGACGTTCGAGTAATGCGCGACGCGACGCTGTGCCACCTCGTCCGGGAGGCGCGAAGCGCCTCGGGAGAGTGGGCTGAATCCGCGAACGACGAGACCCTCCTCATCCACAAGAAGCGCGGCGTCGGCAGCGACCAGTACGTCGGCCCGGGCGGCAAGGTCGAACCGGGCGAGACGCCGCGCGAGTGCGTCGTCCGCGAGGTACGGGAGGAGGTCGGCATCGAGGTTCGCGACCCGGTGAAGGTCGGCGAATTCGAGTACTACTCCGAGGACTGGAACGCGCTCGTCCACGTCTACCGCGCCACCGAGTACGCTGGCGACCCCGTGGAGACCGACGAGGCGGTCCCTGAGTGGTTTCCGGTCGACGACCTCCCACTCTCGGAGATGTGGGCGACCGACCGCGACTGGCTCCCGACGGTGCTCGCGGGCGGGACGTCCCGCGGCCGGTTCGTCTACCACGGGGGCGACCCGCGGCTGGTCGAGGTGGAGACGGACGTGCCGATCGAGAGGACGGCGGGGGTTGACCACGCTACCTCGTAGCACGCCGGCGGTACCGCTTTGCCACCTGCCTCGCTCCGGATGAGTACGTCCGTGCGTCGCGGCGCCGCCGACTCATACCGCTTCGAGAGTCGGGCGTCCGTTGCCGACCCCGCCTCGGTTCCGCCGGGTGGGACCTAGCCCACCCATCGCCGTCACCCACGTCCATCCTCCCACGACCGAAACGCGCCGAGTTTAAGACCGCAGTCCGAAACCAACGAGTATGAGCGAAGACGACGGCGCCGAACAGGAACTCGGCGTTACGAAGTCGAAGGAGTACGAGACCGGCGAGTGGTACGCCGAGGTGGTCCAGAAGGCCGGCCTGGCGAACTACGGCCCCGAGGGGATGTCCGGATTCATCGTCACGCGCCCGCGCGCGTACGCACTGTGGGAGCGCGTGCAGGGGTTCCTCGACGCGAAGTTCAAGGACACGGGCGTGCAGAACGCCTACTTCCCCATGTTCATCCCCGAGTCCTACCTCGAACGCGAGAAGGACATCGTCGAGGGATTCGACCCCGAGGTCGCCTGGGTCACCCACGGCGGCCACGAGGAACTGGAGGAGCGGCTCGCCGTGCGGCCCACCTCCGAGTCCATCATCACCCCCTACATCAGCCAGTGGGTGCGGAGCCACCGCGACCTCCCGCTGCGGGTGAACCAGTGGTGCTCGGTCGTGCGCTGGGAGGCGACCGAGACGAAGCCGTTCTTCCGCACCAAGGAGTTCCTCTGGCAGGAGGGGCACACGGCCCACGAGACGGGAGAGGACGCGTGGGAGGAGACGATGCTCCGGCTCGACCAGTACGAGTCGGCCTACGAGGAACTGCTCGGCATCCCCGTGCTCCGGGGACAGAAACCGGACCACGACAAGTTCCCCGGTGCCGACACGACCACGACCGTCGAGGCGCTGATGCCCGACGGCAAGTCGGTCCAGGGGGCCACCTCCCACCACCTCGGCACCTCCTTCGCGGAGGCGTTCGACATCACCTACTCGGACGAGGACGAGGAGGAGAACCTCGCCCACACGACCTCGTGGGGGTTCTCCTGGCGGGCGCTCGGCGCGCTCATCATGACCCACTCGGACGACCAGGGGCTCGTTCTCCCGCCCACCGTCGCGCCCGAGCAGGTCGTCGTCGTCCCCATCTGGCAGTCGGACACCCAGGAGGAGGTGCTCTCGTACGCCGAGGGCATCGCCGAGGAACTGGAGGAGGCCGGAATCCGCGTCGAACTCGACGACCGCGACACGCGCAACCCCGGCTTCAAGTTCAACGAACACGAGCTGAACGGCGTCCCCGTCCGCTTCGAGATCGGACCGCACGAGGTCGACGACCGCGAAGTGACGGTCGTCCACCGCCCGGACGGTGAGCAGGTGACCGTCGACCGCGAGGGGATCGCGGACGCGGCGCAGGTACACCTCGACGAGGTGTTCGCGAAACTGTACGCCGCCGCCGAGGAGAACCTCGAGGGCGAGGTCCGGGAGGCCGACGACCGCGCGGGCATCCTCGGCACCATCGGCCAGCACGGCGGCTACGTGAAGGCGCCGTGGTGCGGCGACGAGGCCTGCGAGGACGAGATCAAGGAGCAGATCGCCGCCGAGATCGTGATGGTGCCGTTCGAGGAGGACGACGACCTCCGGAACGAGGACCACGACGAGACGTGCGCGATCTGCGGGGAGGGGGCCCGGCGGACGGCGTACTTCGCGAAGGCGTACTGACACTCCCTGCCACCTGGATAATTGGACGAATGGTCGCCTGATTTCGGTTGGATTTTCGGAGTATACGAATGAGCAGCAATCAGGTTTCGAACTCTCCGATTTCTGGCTGCATACACGCGCTTCGTCGAATGACCAGTCGATTCCGAATACGTTCGACCTAATATTCCCTTGTATGGTATTGGTACACCCTTAGCCCTTCAGGAACACGGCTTTACGTTGGTTACCCTCACCCCAACGCATGACCGAGCCGGACGCGTCCGAGCGCCCGGTCGCGGGCCTGGCGGACCCCGCGGACGAGCGCTCGAACTGTGGTGTAGGTGCCGTCGTCGACCTCGACGGCGGTCGCTCGCACGCTGTAGTATCGGATGGTATCGAACTCCTGGAGAACCTCGAACATCGGGGGGCGACCGGGGCTGAACCGAACACTGGCGACGGGGCGGGCGTCATGCTCCAGCGACCCGACGGCTTCTTCGAGGCGGTCGTCGGCGACCTGCCGGACACGTACGCGGTCGGATCGCTGTTCATGCCGACCGACGGGGACGTACGCGCCGAGCTACGGGAACTGTTCGAGACGACTCTGGCTGAGTACGACGTCGAGACGGTCGCGTGGCGCGAGGTGCCGACGGACGCCGAGGCGGCGGACCTCGGCGAGACGGCGTTGGAATCCGAGCCGTCCGTCTGGCAGGCGTTCGTCGCGCCGGGCGAGGGGGTCCCGACTGAGGACTTCGACCGACGGCTCTATGTCGCCCGTCGGGCGCTGGAGACCGCGGCCGACGACGTCGAGGGGGCCGGCAGGTTCTACGTCTGCTCGCTCGACCGCGAACGGCTCGTCTACAAGGGCCTGCTGAAGGCGAGCCAGCTCCCGGCGTACTACCCTGACCTCCGCGACGAGCGGCTGGAGTCGGGCGTCGCGCTGGTCCACGCGCGGTTCTCGACGAACACGCTCGGCGCGTGGCACCTCGCGCACCCGTACCGCAACGTCGTCCACAACGGCGAGTTCAACACCATCCGGGGCAACGTGAACTGGATGCGCGCCCGCGAGGCCGACCTCTCGGGCGGCGGCTTCACCGACGGGGAGCTCGATGCGGTCACGCCGGTCGTCTCCGACCCGGACCAGTCCGACACCGCCTCGCTGGACGAGACGCTCGACCTGTTGCTCCAGGGCGGCCGGGAGCTCCCGCACGCGCTCCGGATGCTCATCCCCGAGGCGTACCGTCGCGACGAGGCGATGAGCGAGGAGCGGCACGAGTTCTACGAGTTCCACGCCTCGCTCGTCGAGCCGTGGGACGGCCCGGCGCTCGTCATCGGCTTCGACGGCGAGCGCGTCGCCGGGGTGCTCGACCGAAACGGCCTGCGCCCATGCCGATACGACGTGACGACCGACGACCGGCTGGTGATGGCCAGCGAGGTCGGGGCGCTCGACCACGAGCCGAGCGAGGTGCGAGAGCGCGGTCGGCTCCAGCCGGGTGAGGTGTTCGTCGCCGACCGGGAGCGGGGCGAGGTCGTCCCCGACGAGGCGGTCTTCGCGGACCTGACCGACGACAAGTACGGCGAGTGGGTCGACGCGGAACAGCGCGACCTGGGCGACGTGGCCGCCGAGGACGCCCCCGAGGTCTCCGGTGATCTACGGGGCCTCCAGGCGGCGTTCGGCTACACGACCGACCAGCTGAACCACCTCATCGAGCCGATGTCGAAGGAGGGGAAGGACCCCGTCGGCTCGATGGGCGACGACACGCCGCTGTCGGTGCTCTCGGAGTACAACCGGCCGCTGTTCACGTACTTCAAGCAGCTGTTCGCGCAGGTGTCGAACCCGCCGATCGACTACATCCGTGAGGAGCTGGTCACCTCGCTGGAGGCCCGGCTCGGCCCCCAGCGGAACCTCCTCGGCGAGTCGCCGGAGCACGCCCAGCAGGTCGTCTGCGACTCGCCCATCCTGACCGAGGCGGAGGCTGCCGGGTTCCGCGACCTCGAAGCGCGGACCGACGGGGACCTCTCGTCGACCACGCTCGACACGACGTTCGACCCCGACGCGGACCTGGAGGCGGCCGTCGCCGCGCTCCGCGACGGGGCGGTCGCGGCCGTACGCGACGGCGCGGACGTGCTCGTGCTCTCGGATCGGACGGTCGACGCCGAGCACGCGCCGATCCCGAGCCTGCTCGCCACGGCGGCGGTCCACCACGCGCTGGTCCGCGAGGGGCTGCGCTCCCGCTGCGGGCTGGTCGTGGAGTCCGGCGACCCGCGCGAGGTCCACTACGTCGCCACCCTCGTCGGCTACGGCGCCGGCGCCGTGTGCCCGTACCTCGCCTACGAGACCGTGCGCGACCTCGTCGCCGGCCCCGACGGCGCCGACGAGGTGGAGGCGCTCGCGAGCTACCGCGCGGCGCTCGAACAGGGCCTCCTGAAGACGATGGCGAAGATGGGCATCTCGACCGTGGAATCGTACCGCGGCGCCCAGATCTTCGAGGCCGTCGGGCTCGACTCCGACTTCGTCCGCGAGTACTTCGAGGGGACCGAGATCCGCACGGAGGGAATCGGCATCGCGGAGATCGCCGCCGACGTCCGCGAGCGCCACCGGGTCGGCTTCGGCGAGGACCCGACGCTCGAGACCCACGGCGAGTACGAGAACCGCTCCTCGGGCATCCGCCACGGCTGGAACCCCCACTCGGTGCGCGACCTCCAGGCGGCCGTCCGCGGAGGCGACCGCGAGAAGTGGGACTCGTTCGCCGAGCAGGTGAACGACGCCGAGCACCCGGCCGAACTGCGGAACCTCCTCGCGTTCGACTCCGACCGCGACCCCGTCCCGCTGGAGGAGGTCGAACCGGTCGGCGAGATCGCGAAGCGGTTCACCACGGCCGCGATGAGCCTCGGGAGCCTCTCGCCGGAGGCCCACGAGAACAACTCGATCGCCATGCGCCGGCTCGGCGGCAAGTCGAACACCGGCGAGGGCGGTGAGCCGCCCGAGCGGTTCGGGACCGAGCGGGAGTGCGACGTGAAGCAGGTCGCCTCCGGCCGGTTCGGCGTCACCGCGGAGTACCTCGCGAGCGCCGACGAACTCCAGATCAAGATGGCGCAGGGCTCCAAGCCCGGCGAGGGCGGTCACCTCCCCGGTGCGAAGGTGAACGAGTACATCGCGCACGTCCGCTGTTCGACCCCGGGCGTCGGGCTCATCTCGCCGCCCCCGCAACACGACATCTACTCCATCGAGGACCTGAAGCAGCTCATCCACGACCTGAAGTCCGCCAACCCGGAGGCCGACGTCAACGTGAAGCTCGTCTCGGAGGCCGGTATCGGCACCATCGCGGCGGGCGTCGCGAAGGCCGAGGCCGACGTAGTACACGTGTCCGGTCACTCCGGCGGCACCGGCGCGTCGCCGAAGACGAGCATCAAGAACGCTGGCCTCCCGTGGGAACTCGGCCTCGCGGAGACGAACCAGATGCTCCGCGCGACGGGGCTGCGCGACCGCATCCGCGTCGCCGTCGACGGCGGGATGAAGACCGGCCGCGACGTCGCGGTCGGCGCGCTGCTCGGGGCCGAGGAATTCTCCTTCGGCACCGGGGCGCTGGTCTCCTCGGGCTGCGTGATGGCCCGCCAGTGCCACCAGAACACCTGCCCGGTGGGCGTCGCCACCCAGCGTGACGACCTCCGCGAGCGGTTCCCCGGCGAACCCGAGCACGTCATCAACTTCATGACGTTCATCGCGGGGGAGCTCCGCGAGATCATGGCCGACCTCGGCTTCCGTACCGTCGAGGAGATGATCGGCCGGCCGGACGTCCTGGCCCAGCGCGACGACCTGGAGGGGAAGGCGGCCCACCTCGACCTCTCGACCGTGCTCGCGGATCCCGCGCACGGCGCACGGACGAAGGTGCGCGAACAGGACCACCGTGACGTCGCCGAGGGGATCGACTGGGAGCTCATCGACGAGGCCGAGGAGGCGATCTCGGCCGGCGAGCCCGTCGCCCTCTCGCGCACGCTCCGGAACACGGACCGCGCGGTCGGCGCGACGCTCTCGAACCGCATCGCCCGCGAACACGGTGGAGAGGGCCTCCCGCGGGACACCGTCAGCCTGGACTTCGACGGCACCGCCGGCCAGTCGTTCGGCGCGTTCCTCGCGGGCGGCGTCACCGCCAGCCTCACCGGCGCGGCGAACGACTACGTCGGCAAGGGGCTCTCGGGCGGTACCGTCTCGATCGAGACGCCCGCGGACGCCGCGTTCGACCCGACCGAGAACGTCCTCGTCGGCAACGTCGCGCTGTACGGCGCGACGAGCGGAGAGGCGTACGTCAACGGCGTCGCAGGCGAACGCTTCGCCGTCCGCAACTCCGGCGCGAAGGCGGTCGTCGAGGGGCTCGGCGACCACGGCTGCGAGTACATGACCGGCGGCGTCGTCGCCGTCCTCGGCGACACCGGGCGGAACTTCGGCGCCGGCATGTCAGGCGGCGTCGCGTACGTGTACGACCCGGACGACGAGTTCGGCGCGAAGGTGAACCGCGGCATGGTGTCGCTGTCCGAGGACCTCACCGAGGCGGACGAGGCGATGCTCCGCCGACTGGTCGAGAACCACCTCGCCCACACCGGGAGCGAGCGGGCGGCGGACCTGCTTGAGAACTGGTCGGAGTCCGTCGGGGAGTTCGTCCGCGTGCTCCCGGACGCCTACGCACAGGTCATCGCGGAGGGCCGCGGCGACGACGTCCGCGAGCAACTCCCCGAGGCCGCCGGCGGCGAGGATGCGGTTTCGAGCTTCGAGCGCGGTGCCGTCTCCGGCGACGACTGACCGGTCGCGACGTCGCCGGTTTTCTGACGACGGGGAAAACAGGAACACTTAGCCCCGCCCCTGCTGACCCACATCAACGACAAGGATGCCCGAGTTCAACCCCTTCTTCTCCGACCTCCGAAGCCGGATCCGCAGCAAGGACACCGTCGTCTCCGTCGGCCTCGACGCGGACCTGAAGAAGATCCCCGAGCACCTGCTCGAGAAGGACCTCCCGCGCTGGGCGTTCAACCGCCGTATCATCGACGCCACGCACGAGTACGCCGCCTGCTACAAGCCGAACGTCGCCTTCTACGAGGACGCCGACGGCTGGCGGTCGCTCCGCGAGACCATCGCCTACGCGGAGGGGAAGGACGTGCCCGTCCTGCTCGACGCCAAGCGGGCCGACATCGGCAACACGGCGCGCAAGTACGCCGAGCTGCTCGACCACGCCGACGCCATCACCGTCAACCCGTACATGGGCCGCGACTCGCTCTCGCCGTTCCTCTCCCGCCGCGACAAGGGCGTGTTCGTCCTCTGCCGGACCTCCAACCCGGGCGGCGCCGACCTCCAGGACCTCGAACTCGACTCTGGGGAGCCGCTGTACCGCCGGGTCGCCGCGCTCGCGGACGTGTGGAACGAGGCCGGAAACGTCGGCCTCGTCGTCGGCGCGACGACGCCCGACGAGCTGGAGGAGCTTCGCGAGGAGGTGCCCGACCTCCCGTTCCTCGTCCCCGGCGTCGGCGCGCAGGGCGGGGACGCCGAGGCGGCGGTTGAGTTCGGACTGGCCGACGGCGTTGGTCTCGTCAACTCCTCGCGGGGCATCATCTTCGCCGGCGCCGAGGCGGGCGAGGAGTTCGCGACCGTCGCCGGGCAGGCGGCGAAGCGACTGCGCGACCGG belongs to Halorarum halophilum and includes:
- a CDS encoding 8-oxo-dGTP diphosphatase, with translation MRDATLCHLVREARSASGEWAESANDETLLIHKKRGVGSDQYVGPGGKVEPGETPRECVVREVREEVGIEVRDPVKVGEFEYYSEDWNALVHVYRATEYAGDPVETDEAVPEWFPVDDLPLSEMWATDRDWLPTVLAGGTSRGRFVYHGGDPRLVEVETDVPIERTAGVDHATS
- the gltB gene encoding glutamate synthase large subunit is translated as MTEPDASERPVAGLADPADERSNCGVGAVVDLDGGRSHAVVSDGIELLENLEHRGATGAEPNTGDGAGVMLQRPDGFFEAVVGDLPDTYAVGSLFMPTDGDVRAELRELFETTLAEYDVETVAWREVPTDAEAADLGETALESEPSVWQAFVAPGEGVPTEDFDRRLYVARRALETAADDVEGAGRFYVCSLDRERLVYKGLLKASQLPAYYPDLRDERLESGVALVHARFSTNTLGAWHLAHPYRNVVHNGEFNTIRGNVNWMRAREADLSGGGFTDGELDAVTPVVSDPDQSDTASLDETLDLLLQGGRELPHALRMLIPEAYRRDEAMSEERHEFYEFHASLVEPWDGPALVIGFDGERVAGVLDRNGLRPCRYDVTTDDRLVMASEVGALDHEPSEVRERGRLQPGEVFVADRERGEVVPDEAVFADLTDDKYGEWVDAEQRDLGDVAAEDAPEVSGDLRGLQAAFGYTTDQLNHLIEPMSKEGKDPVGSMGDDTPLSVLSEYNRPLFTYFKQLFAQVSNPPIDYIREELVTSLEARLGPQRNLLGESPEHAQQVVCDSPILTEAEAAGFRDLEARTDGDLSSTTLDTTFDPDADLEAAVAALRDGAVAAVRDGADVLVLSDRTVDAEHAPIPSLLATAAVHHALVREGLRSRCGLVVESGDPREVHYVATLVGYGAGAVCPYLAYETVRDLVAGPDGADEVEALASYRAALEQGLLKTMAKMGISTVESYRGAQIFEAVGLDSDFVREYFEGTEIRTEGIGIAEIAADVRERHRVGFGEDPTLETHGEYENRSSGIRHGWNPHSVRDLQAAVRGGDREKWDSFAEQVNDAEHPAELRNLLAFDSDRDPVPLEEVEPVGEIAKRFTTAAMSLGSLSPEAHENNSIAMRRLGGKSNTGEGGEPPERFGTERECDVKQVASGRFGVTAEYLASADELQIKMAQGSKPGEGGHLPGAKVNEYIAHVRCSTPGVGLISPPPQHDIYSIEDLKQLIHDLKSANPEADVNVKLVSEAGIGTIAAGVAKAEADVVHVSGHSGGTGASPKTSIKNAGLPWELGLAETNQMLRATGLRDRIRVAVDGGMKTGRDVAVGALLGAEEFSFGTGALVSSGCVMARQCHQNTCPVGVATQRDDLRERFPGEPEHVINFMTFIAGELREIMADLGFRTVEEMIGRPDVLAQRDDLEGKAAHLDLSTVLADPAHGARTKVREQDHRDVAEGIDWELIDEAEEAISAGEPVALSRTLRNTDRAVGATLSNRIAREHGGEGLPRDTVSLDFDGTAGQSFGAFLAGGVTASLTGAANDYVGKGLSGGTVSIETPADAAFDPTENVLVGNVALYGATSGEAYVNGVAGERFAVRNSGAKAVVEGLGDHGCEYMTGGVVAVLGDTGRNFGAGMSGGVAYVYDPDDEFGAKVNRGMVSLSEDLTEADEAMLRRLVENHLAHTGSERAADLLENWSESVGEFVRVLPDAYAQVIAEGRGDDVREQLPEAAGGEDAVSSFERGAVSGDD
- the proS gene encoding proline--tRNA ligase; amino-acid sequence: MSEDDGAEQELGVTKSKEYETGEWYAEVVQKAGLANYGPEGMSGFIVTRPRAYALWERVQGFLDAKFKDTGVQNAYFPMFIPESYLEREKDIVEGFDPEVAWVTHGGHEELEERLAVRPTSESIITPYISQWVRSHRDLPLRVNQWCSVVRWEATETKPFFRTKEFLWQEGHTAHETGEDAWEETMLRLDQYESAYEELLGIPVLRGQKPDHDKFPGADTTTTVEALMPDGKSVQGATSHHLGTSFAEAFDITYSDEDEEENLAHTTSWGFSWRALGALIMTHSDDQGLVLPPTVAPEQVVVVPIWQSDTQEEVLSYAEGIAEELEEAGIRVELDDRDTRNPGFKFNEHELNGVPVRFEIGPHEVDDREVTVVHRPDGEQVTVDREGIADAAQVHLDEVFAKLYAAAEENLEGEVREADDRAGILGTIGQHGGYVKAPWCGDEACEDEIKEQIAAEIVMVPFEEDDDLRNEDHDETCAICGEGARRTAYFAKAY
- the pyrF gene encoding orotidine-5'-phosphate decarboxylase, whose protein sequence is MPEFNPFFSDLRSRIRSKDTVVSVGLDADLKKIPEHLLEKDLPRWAFNRRIIDATHEYAACYKPNVAFYEDADGWRSLRETIAYAEGKDVPVLLDAKRADIGNTARKYAELLDHADAITVNPYMGRDSLSPFLSRRDKGVFVLCRTSNPGGADLQDLELDSGEPLYRRVAALADVWNEAGNVGLVVGATTPDELEELREEVPDLPFLVPGVGAQGGDAEAAVEFGLADGVGLVNSSRGIIFAGAEAGEEFATVAGQAAKRLRDRLNRHRE